The following are encoded together in the Fusarium keratoplasticum isolate Fu6.1 chromosome 1, whole genome shotgun sequence genome:
- a CDS encoding 37S ribosomal protein mrp10, mitochondrial, translating to MSGRHKAIRLPPLKTLRVHDPKRKVENPCIAIMSSVLACWASAGYNATGCAAVETQLRKCMDGPAPPPAPTNTINYHLSRMQKHMTGPRKQK from the exons ATGTCGGGCCGTCACAAGGCTATCCGTCTTCCTCCCCTCAAGACCCTGCGCGTCCACGATCCGAAGCGCAAGGTCGAGAACCCGTgcatcgccatcatgtcgagcGTCCTCG CCTGCTGGGCTTCTGCCGGATACAATGCCACAGGCTGCGCCGCCGTCGAGACACAGCTCCGCAAGTGCATGGACGGTCCCGCGCCTCCTCCCGCACCCACAAACACGATCAACTACCACCTCTCACGAATGCAAAAGCACATGACGGGGCCGAGGAAGCAAAAGTag
- a CDS encoding LITAF domain-containing protein translates to MEKPTPPQNEQHPTFTANQAVNQDQPPTYNNRDFSSPLAQPPLTNPGSPPPAHIHNPNDFPPQSQGQPPQSHGQPPQQNLNSVPLQSLQSQSAPVVCPSCGVRDFTVTTAEAGGFTHAAAALVCFVSCLGCIPYCISSLKDVHHRCANCGVPLADYHRSGRTEVRCWQK, encoded by the exons ATGGAGAAGCCAA ctcccccTCAGAACGAACAACACCCCACCTTCACCGCAAACCAAGCGGTCAACCAAGACCAACCGCCGACCTACAACAACCGAGacttctcttctcccctcgCCCAGCCGCCTCTCACGAACCCAGGCTCTCCCCCTCCAGCTCATATCCACAACCCGAATGATTTCCCACCGCAGTCTCAGGGCCAACCGCCACAGTCTCATGGCCAGCCGCCGCAGCAGAACCTCAACAGCGTGCCGCTCCAGAGCCTGCAGAGCCAGAGTGCGCCGGTCGTGTGTCCGAGCTGCGGCGTAAGGGACTTTACCGTCACCACAGCCGAGGCTGGTGGCTTTACACA TGCCGCTGCGGCGTTGGTATGCTTCGTGAGTTGCCTGGGATGTATCCCGTATTGCATCTCGTCACTTAAGGATGTGCACCATCGCTGTGCCAAT TGCGGCGTTCCGCTTGCAGATTACCACCGTAGCGGTCGTACCGAGGTGCGTTGCTGGCAGAAGTAA
- a CDS encoding DH domain-containing protein, with protein sequence MAHAPLLRTNTTPVFPNSNGFGGLPQNSMNHAPRASQLSGSTAFAGSSASLSSLASAATITPQNGGPVLATANIINQKADASRSLYQICISLKQRLAQVPGFDPYLETLDPNDPVDPLWNLFRTGYPLLLIYNALQPEEELKVEDSSANEAKKSKIAIFKFVQACMKELQIPSSHSFVITDLMGNDTSGFVKVTQVVNYVLDCAEKRGTLLQVQPYPEDEVTSGPTPGSQMTYRDHIVRELVDTERKYVQDLENLHDLKKTLEQQGAIPGDILHQIFLNINAILDFQRRFLIRVETTNSMPAANQRWGSPFVLHEDAFDIYQPFIANQRKAAQIANQVFDKIQQSEHPVATDFNTLDGFLLKPMQRLVKYPLLLKDLNKKTEDEETKADLVNGCEAAERVLHKANDAVNRDLLDEALEDLTNRVEDWKSHKVEQFGNLLLHGVYGVITGKTDQEKDYEIYLFECILLCCKEISPNKSKDKKDKSRSSGPKVRNKNAKLQLKGRIFMTNVTDVVSFSKPGNHSVQIWWKGDPGVENFTIKFLNEETLKKWVVALESQRKNNAPRASTNSDSATADFAWTRDQAGGLENPYLQQDDDEDDDYGPATAPAGLPMPPHPMGVMPRTASSSNLRARAGTGESSGSLAGMVRAPPPRFPLPVPPAPLSLQTQGSGAPSPGAWGGDSYFSPVAESPASSRTSTASGMFTTPHYGFPKTGTPQPPWEDSNRYTAPAMPRAPSRDGPSPNPHGRNPRGPSLPAMASNSQAAAQQRNRSYSTPDINGPGMPRTRQPSQGNIPAVPGIPQHLHPGHDPNIPRTQTGSPRNEMPIRAQTNSPGAQRERMHQHTGSLGGSMAQFPTQPVYPRQGTPAAGGNPLRVDAAAANSRTVSPALGTATLPPSTNPLASPELPLPTQLKVRVNTESGNYVTLVVAFNITYQSLVDRIDAKLARFTSSSISKGLLKLRYRDEDGDFVAIEGDDDIQIAFMEWREGVRNMYAGGVGEIELFCVGDTS encoded by the exons ATGGCCCATGCCCCGCTGCTCCGAACAAACACCACTCCGGTCTTCCCCAACTCGAACGGATTCGGTGGTCTACCACAGAACAGCATGAACCATGCGCCGCGCGCCAGCCAACTCTCTGGCTCGACAGCCTTTGCCGGCTCCTCGGCTTCTCTAAGCTCCCTCGCGAGCGCCGCCACCATCACTCCCCAGAACGGCGGCCCCGTTCTCGCAAccgccaacatcatcaaccaaaAGGCCGATGCCTCCCGATCCCTCTACCAGATCTGCATCTCGCTCAAGCAGCGCCTAGCCCAAGTTCCCGGCTTCGACCCCTATCTCGAGACCCTCGACCCCAACGACCCCGTCGATCCGCTATGGAACCTCTTCCGAACAGGATaccctctcctcctcatctaCAATGCCTTGCAACCtgaggaagagctcaaggtcgaggactCTAGCGCTAACGAGGCTAAGAAGTCCAagatcgccatcttcaaaTTCGTCCAGGCTTGCATGAAGGAGCTGCAGATTCCTTCATCCCATAGCTTTGTGATTACTGACTTGATGGGTAATGATACTAGTGGTTTTGTCAAG GTGACCCAAGTCGTTAATTATGTTCTCGATTGTGCCGAAAAGCGCGGCACCCTCCTCCAAGTTCAGCCCTACCCCGAAGATGAAGTTACAAGTGGCCCTACACCCGGATCGCAGATGACCTACCGAGATCACATTGTCCGAGAGCTGGTCGATACGGAGCGAAAATACGTTCAAGATCTCGAAAACCTGCACGATCTCAAAAAGACGCTGGAACAGCAGGGTGCGATTCCAGGAGACATTCTTCACCAGatcttcctcaacatcaatgCCATTCTCGATTTCCAGCGCCGCTTCCTGATCCGTGTGGAAACCACGAATTCGATGCCTGCTGCCAACCAGCGATGGGGATCTCCCTTTGTCCTGCACGAGGATGCCTTTGATATCTACCAACCCTTCATCGCGAACCAGCGCAAGGCTGCCCAGATCGCCAACCAGGTCTTTGACAAGATTCAACAATCAGAACACCCCGTGGCGACCGACTTCAACACACTGGACGGTTTCTTGCTAAAGCCCATGCAACGATTGGTGAAATATCCTCTGTTGCTCAAG GACTTGAACAAGAAGACTGAGGACGAAGAAACCAAGGCCGACTTGGTTAATGGTTGCGAGGCGGCCGAGCGAGTCCTGCACAAGGCCAACGACGCCGTCAACCGGGACCTCTTGGATGAGGCTTTGGAGGATCTGACTAACCGAGTGGAAGATTGGAAGAGTCATAAGGTGGAACAGTTTGGCAATCTTCTCCTACACGGCGTGTACGGTGTCATTACTGGCAAGACCGACCAGGAGAAGGAC TACGAGATTTATCTCTTTGAATGCATTCTCCTGTGCTGCAAGGAAATCTCACCAAACAagagcaaggacaagaaggacaagtcGAGGTCATCAGGACCCAAGGTCCGGAACAAGAACGCCAAACTTCAGCTCAAGGGCAGAATTTTCATGACTAACGTGACTGATGTCGTGTCCTTCTCGAAGCCAG GCAATCACAGTGTGCAGATCTGGTGGAAAGGAGACCCTGGTGTTGAGAATTTCACCATCAAGTTCCTGAACGAGGAGACACTTAAGAAGTGGGTGGTTGCTCTCGAAAGCCAGAGGAAGAATAACGCTCCCCGTGCCTCGACAAACTCCGACTCTGCTACTGCCGACTTTGCTTGGACCAGGGACCAGGCCGGTGGCCTTGAGAACCCATATCTGCAacaggatgatgacgaggatgatgactaCGGGCCAGCCACAGCGCCAGCCGGCCTCCCAATGCCCCCGCACCCCATGGGTGTCATGCCTCGAACTGCCTCGAGCAGCAACTTGCGTGCTCGTGCAGGCACAGGAGAGAGCTCCGGGTCCCTTGCGGGTATGGTGAGGGCGCCTCCGCCTCGATTTCCTCTGCCTGTACCACCTGCTCCGCTCAGCCTTCAAACCCAAGGAAGCGGTGCACCTTCGCCTGGTGCCTGGGGCGGCGACAGCTACTTCTCACCAGTGGCCGAGTCGCCAGCATCGTCGCGCACAAGCACAGCGAGCGGCATGTTTACCACTCCTCACTATGGCTTCCCCAAGACTGGAACGCCCCAACCCCCGTGGGAGGATAGCAACCGGTATACCGCTCCTGCCATGCCGCGTGCTCCCTCTCGCGACGGTCCTTCGCCAAACCCTCATGGCCGCAATCCTCGTGGTCCTTCGCTTCCTGCAATGGCCTCGAACAGTCAGGCTGCTGCGCAACAGAGGAACCGCTCTTACAGCACTCCCGACATCAACGGACCCGGAATGCCCAGGACCCGACAGCCCAGCCAAGGCAACATCCCGGCTGTACCCGGGATCCCGCAGCACTTGCACCCAGGTCATGATCCTAACATTCCCAGAACCCAGACTGGCTCGCCCAGAAACGAGATGCCCATCCGAGCTCAAACGAACAGCCCCGGAGCTCAACGGGAGCGGATGCACCAGCACACGGGAAGTCTTGGCGGCAGCATGGCTCAGTTCCCTACGCAGCCAGTGTACCCACGACAAGGGACTCCCGCTGCTGGCGGTAACCCACTGCGTGTTGATGCCGCTGCTGCAAACTCACGAACTGTCTCTCCAGCCCTTGGCACAGCTACTCTTCCTCCATCGACAAACCCTCTAGCCAGCCCCGAGTTGCCTCTGCCGACACAGCTCAAGGTCCGGGTCAACACTGAGTCTGGAAACTACGTGACACTTGTTGTGgccttcaacatcacctaCCAGTCTCTGGTTGACCGAATCGACGCCAAGTTGGCGCGGttcaccagcagcagcatcagcaaggGCCTACTCAAGCTGCGGTATcgcgacgaggatggcgattTCGTGGCTATCGAAGGAGACGACGATATCCAGATCGCCTTTATGGAGTGGCGCGAGGGAGTCAGGAACATGTACGCTGGAGGCGTTGGAGAGATAGAGCTCTTCTGCGTCGGCGACACTTCCTAG